Below is a genomic region from Gemmatimonadota bacterium.
TCCGAGATCCTCCCCGGTGTGAGGAACACGATTGCCGTGGCCTCGGGCAAGGGCGGCGTCGGCAAGAGCACGACGGCCGTGAATCTCGCGCTCGCGCTCCAGGAGGCAGGCGCCGCCGTGGGCGTGATGGACGCCGACGTGTACGGCCCCTCCCTGCCCCTGCTCACGGGGGTGACCGGCCGGCCGCGCTCCCTGGACAAGCGCATTCTCCCCCACGAGGGCTACGGCCTGAAGCTCATGTCGATGGGCTTCCTGGTCAACGAGGACTCCCCGGTGATCTGGCGGGGCCCGATGGTGCACGGGCTCGTCAGCCAGTTCCTGAGCGACGTCGAATGGGGCGAGCTCGACTACCTCGTGATCGACATGCCGCCGGGCACCGGCGATGCGGCGCTCACGCTGACCCAGAAGGCGCCGCTCTCGGGCGCCGTCATCGTGACGACCGCCAACGATCTCTCGCTGATCGACGCCCGCAAGGGGCTCAAGATGTTCGAGAAGGTGGAGGTGCCGGTCCTGGGCATCATCGAGAACATGTCGTACTTCACGCCGCCGGATCTCCTGGACCGCAAGTACTACCTCTTCGGCGAAGGGGGAGGAAAGCGGACTGCCGAGGAGCTGGACGTCGCCTTTCTGGGTGAGGTCCCCATCGACCCGCGGATCGTCGAGGGAGGGGATGCGGGTCGACCGATTCTCGTTCACGCTCCGGATTCCGCTGCCGCTCAGGCGTTCCGGGATCTCGCAGGGAAGGTCGCTCGCAGCCTCGCCGTCCTGGCAGACAGCATGCCCCCCGTCGCCGACGCGAACATCACCTGGGTGACGAGTCCGAACTAGAGCCTCGCCCCGCGCTCTCTACGCCCAGTGATCGACCGGGCCGTGGCCATGGCCGAGGCCGGGGGCGCTGGCGATGGCGCGCGAGATGAAGTCCT
It encodes:
- a CDS encoding Mrp/NBP35 family ATP-binding protein, translated to SEILPGVRNTIAVASGKGGVGKSTTAVNLALALQEAGAAVGVMDADVYGPSLPLLTGVTGRPRSLDKRILPHEGYGLKLMSMGFLVNEDSPVIWRGPMVHGLVSQFLSDVEWGELDYLVIDMPPGTGDAALTLTQKAPLSGAVIVTTANDLSLIDARKGLKMFEKVEVPVLGIIENMSYFTPPDLLDRKYYLFGEGGGKRTAEELDVAFLGEVPIDPRIVEGGDAGRPILVHAPDSAAAQAFRDLAGKVARSLAVLADSMPPVADANITWVTSPN